AACGAGGCCTCAAGGAGGAGCCATGAATGAGCAGCTTCCATCTGCACCAGGAGCAAGGCTTTTGTGATGCCAATGGCTTCCGATTGTCCTCTCCAGAGGAAGCCAAAGGCCCCGAATGTGACGTGGAAAATGCCCCCTGGGCTCATGTGAGGATGAGGTCCGGAAACATGAGATCCGAATGGAGTCCCACAATCCGAAAGGGACTCCAAAAAGGCGTCTTGCCcaaccatgcaggaacacaccaaTGGTTTAATAAATTTCTTTATTTAgataaaccaaaacaaaacaacatcaacaacaagagATTAAAAATACTGTTTCTAGAATAATACTACTTTATCCtatatataaaaaacccaattactACATACGATCTGTGTTATCTAATGTAAGGACCTGGCATTCTCTCTCTGGTTGTTATCTTCTCTCTGTTTTCTATACCCGTTTACTGAAAAGCAACCCTTGGTACGTCCTTTCTCATATAGTAACAAACTTCTAGTCCCAAACAAAGAAACGGTGATGGAGATTTGGCCCCATCGTTGTTGGAGGAACACAATCAACGGGCCCCGGTCTTTCTTAAGTGAGAGATTTCTCCTCAGTCAACGTAGTAAGCCTCTTCATTCCCACAAACTCACTTGTTTTCTTAAGCCAATCATTTTCTGACAGAATCACATTTTCGTAAGCCAATCATTTTCTGACAGAATCACATTTTCGTAAGCCAATCATTTTCTGACAGAATCACATTTTCGTAAGCCAATCATTTTCTGACAGAATCACATTTTCGTAAGCCAATTATTTTCTGACAGAGTCTTTCCATCTTTAAGTGGAGGTCATTCTTGCTGCCGTCCTCACCTATAGCAATCTCCTCCCACATTTCCTATTAAGTTGTTCATCTCACATCCCAAGCAGATAAGagttcaggtttcatttcaaattttacTTTAACCATTTCTTCTAAAATCATATGTATTTGTGCCCAGTATTTCTGGGCCTTTTTACCTGACCACGACACATGATAAAAAGTGCCCACATTTCCCTCCACTTTTCCAACAATCTAGAACTGTTGTTACAGATCTTCGCCATCCTTTCTGGTGTCAAGTATcatctaaacatcatgttataaaaagtatttttactcAGTGTAAATTCCACACTCTTTGTCCAGACCCTTTCCCATTGTTCCCTTTGTATTCGTTTACCAAAATGTTGTGCCCACTTGACCACACAATCTTTCACCTCCTCCATTTCATGTTTCAACAAAAGTTTATACAACTTAGCAATAACATGGTCATCTCCAGAGTCCAAAACAGTTTCAAGTTACGGTATATCAATAATATCAAAACTTATTATCAAATAAgtttttatccactttaaatccgtcTGTAGGGAAACCAATGTGCTGGGAAGTTTCTGGACAGTCATTCCTCGTCTTTGTTCTATGCTGATGATTATCCAACGCCATAGTTGATGCTTCACTGACAGCCATCAGATGAACTTGTGGTGATCTCACAAAGGATCTCCAGGCCACTGTATCCTCCCGTCCTGCTCAGGCTTTGCAAAGCCAAGGCAGCGGCCAAAGCGCCTTTGACCGAGTCCATCCAACTGTAAGACCCTTCTCTCCCGTGGCCATTACAGTCTTCACACCAGCATGATGCAGCACTTGGActattgactctggagaccagcgtttaaatccctgctcagctacaGAATCTCTGACCTGACCTTGtcccagtcacactctctcagctttagaagCAGGCCAGGGGAAACTTCTCTCCCTAATGAATTAGCATTAACAAATCTACGAATAATGCTTGAAAGGCTCTGATGTTTAGTGGTTGAGAGCAAGCTATTCTTGACTACCTCATCCAGGGCAGAAGCAGCGTGGCTCTCAAGCTCCCTTTTCATTGCCCGGATCTTATGCCTCTGTCTCACTGAGCCCAAATGAGGAAAAATAATACCTTGCCTGACATTAACAAAGCCAACACCTTGACAAACTGTGGGCCTGTCACACTCACAATGGCCTTATTCTTCTCCTTTTGCTGTATGACTTCTAATATCTTTGCCTAATAGAAAAGCCAACGGAACTTTGAAATCttgcagggtatattttggtgCCTTTATAGTAGGCCCAATAAACCCCGTTTGTGGATTTGGGGTGTTACTGTATTTCACTACCATAGTCAGCTGTGTGAACAACCCTGGGATATATGCTTGTGAAAATAAAGCCGAGTAGCTGCGCTGCCGAGCTCAACTGAAGGGTTGCTACTCAATTTATTGATAAGCCAGCACAAATTGAGAACGGGATAATTCATGTGAGATAGGCAGAGGAGGATTTACATAATCCCGGCTGGCAGGCAGAAGTTCTGGGGATGCgaataatgcacaatatctataataatgcagaacaaaatgtatgtgtatatatacacttaAAAACTCCCACAAATTATAATACAAATCAGgattctacaactctatattagagtacTTCTCATCAAAAAAACAGCTTTCAAAATATCATCAACAATGGTACAGTTTCCATGTCATAATCTTAACACAGTATACTATTGAaggacataaagagacaaccaagtccatattgttCCTGGAGTTGCGTGGAATCTTAGGCCATTGTCAGTTGAAGTAAAGATTTTCAGTCtccaaaataatagtttttatgttcaaaggaattcttcgtttgGTTTGCAATGCCAAGAAATGGTACAcgttcaaaggaattcttcgtttgaACGAgcttgttatagaactccacttcAAACAGAGCCAGTGTTACTGATAAGAATCATACTGAGTACAACTTGATTAAAACACAACACCCGAGTTAGTgataacgaaacaaggggaacaacccgggagaccttgttgtgtgtGTATCATTTCTTGGCATTGCAATTCAAACTCCAGGAACAATATgtacttggttgtctctttatgtcctTCAATAGTATACTGTGTTAAGATTATGACATGGAAACTGTACCATTGTTGATgatattttgaaagctattttttTGATGAGAAgtactctaatatagagttgtagaatcCTGATTTGTATTATAATTTGTGGGAGTTTTTAAGtgtatatgtacacatacatttTGTTCTGCAGAAGTTCTGGGGATGTCTCCTTTCTGCATCACTGACAGGATAACAATCAACTCCAGAGCGATGCGGCCATCCTTAAAGGCAAAATAAATTGGGCAATAAACTCCACATGGGTCTAAAATCACATCTATCTGCCACTCCAGTCTCAGAATTTTTAACCTTTCTAAATTTGCCACctttttagaaaatattttttaagtaAAAAACAGTAATATTGCATAAAGGACATATTATATAATGTATGATGCTAAACTTATGTGGCTAACTAACTAGGTACTACAACAAAGAACAAAGCTAAATTAGAAACAAATATCaacaaaacacatacagtagagtttcacttatccaagcctcgcttatccaagtttctggattatccaagccatttttgtagtcgatgttttcaatatatcgtgatattttggtgctaaatttgtaaatacagtaattacaacataacattactgcgtattgcactactttttctgtcaaatctgttgtaaagcatgatgttttggtgcttaatgtgtaaaatcataatctaatttgatgtttaataggcttttccttaatcactccttattatcaaagatatccaagcttctgccggcttgtttagcttgaataagtgagattctactgtacatacatagacacaaactacaccaacaaacaaaaaatagaCAAGAATGGATCTATTTCTATAAACCTCACACTCTCTATTCATTGTTTTTTATACCGTATGATTCTACTCCATGTAGACAATCCTATACAAGCACACTTCTGCCTTCGGTACCACTTATTCTCATTCATAAATCTGACACTTGACATATGCCCCTATTGTTGTCATGAAAAGGCCtgtgatgtgaacgtagatttccaTTGTAAGTGAAGATTTTTcaacactccaggcatttataaggtttctcccagtgtgcgtcctttgatgtgtatgtagacGTGGTTCCCGAGTGAAGATCTGTCCACACtaaaggcatgtatagggtttctccccagtgtgagtcctttgatgtgaacgtaggcctgaactacgagtgaagctctgtccacactccaggcatttataaggtttctccccagtgtgagtcctttgatgggaacgtaggcttgaactacgagtgaagctctgtccacactccaggcatttaaagggtttctccccagtgtgaatcctatgatgtgaacgtagatttgaactacgagtgaagctctgtccacactccaggcatttatagggtttctccccagtgtgagtcctttgatgtgaacgtaaacctgaactacgagtgaagctctgtccacactccaggcatttatagggtttctccccagtgtgagtcctttgatgtctacgtagatgTGAACTATacatgaagctctgtccacactccaggcatttatagggtttctccccagtgtgagtcctttgatgtgaatgtaggccTGAACTATCAGCAAAGccttgtccacactccaggcatttatagggtttctccccagtgtgagtcctttgatgtctacgtaggcctgagctttgagtgaagctctgtccacactccaggcatttaaagggtttctccccagtgtgagtcctttgatgtaaatgtaGACTTCCATtacaagcaaagctctgtccacactccaggcagttatagggtttctccccagtgtgagtcctttgatgtctacgtaggcctgagctacgagtgaagctctgtccacactccaggcatttaaagggtttctccctagtgtgagtcctttgatgtctacgtagaactgaactctgaatgaagctctgttcacgctccaggcatttaaagggtttctccccagtgtgagtcctttgatgtctacgtaggcctgagctatgagtgaagctctgtccacactccaggcatttaaagggtttctccccagtgtgaatcctttgatgtgaatgtaggcctgaactacgagcaaagctctgtccacactccaggcatttatagggtttctccccagtgtgagtcctttgatgtctacgtagacctgaactatgagtgaagctctgtccacactccaggcatttatagggtttctccccagtgtgagtcctttgatgcgaacgtagacctgaactccgagtgaagctctgttcacactccaggcatttaaagggtttctccccagtgtgagtcctttgatgtgaacgtagacctgaactccgagtgaagctctgtccacactccaggcatttaaagggtttctccccagtgtgagtcctttgatgtctacgtagacctgaactatgagtgaagctctgtccacactccaggcatttatagggtttctccccagtgtgagtcctttgatgcgaacgtagacctgaactccgagtgaagctctgttcacactccaggcatttaaagggtttctccccagtgtgagtcctttgatgtgaacgtagacctgaactatgagtgaagctctgtccacactccaggcagttatagggtttctccccagtgtgagtcctttgatgtctcttcagctttccatgctgagtaaagctctttccacattcgatacatttatatgctttctcctccatgtcagcagtgttatgtacatttaattccaataaggacacttgattcttgtttttccctttctgattactcacagcagtgggttcaaattacaggaaagtagattccatctgaacattaagaacttcctgactgttagagctgttcagcagtggaactctctgcctcaaaatgtagtggaggctcctctgGAATCCTTTAAACCAAGgctagatgctcatctgtcaggggtactttgcacttttcctgcacggcagaggcctggactgggtgccgcatgcagtctcttctgactctatggttctactctaatccaaagtgaatgtaggaattctgcaggatcagccccttgagaggaatcctttttcctagaggactggtttccttactgcagtttggtttccaaatgccttaatatcgactagaagttgtttcgtttcccatcacggcaggggtggctccagagaactctcatgtcctggtcaagaaagaagaaacaaaaggtTAGACATtaagccgcatacctctggctcaaggaAAACgaagcgaaaaaggaaagaagaaaggaaagatggaagggaggaaacacagaaggacgggatgagagaaggaaggaatcacggAAGGAAGGAACTGAACCCCTTTCCCCatcttggagggccacacccattTCACTGGGTCAAACCCAAACGTGGTTAAAGGaatagaaggcagccaggcaggcagaactccttccaacattcaagggtgtaacatGTTCTGGATATTAGGTTTCCGTGAATTACcagcattgtgctaaatgctGAGCATGTCAGTATCTCCCATGCCACAGGGACTCCCAACTCTGCTTTCtcagcatctcaaagggtcactcctgccacatttcccaaatgaatcttccaaactaacAAGGACTGGCTAATCCAAAACTACCTTGAGGTTTGTTGGGATGTTCACAAAATGAGTCCATGCTGAACTATGTTCCATCCAGGCCATGCATTCCCTCGTAGAGCCCATGATGAGATGCAAAGAcaggcacagctccagccacaaagCCTCCTTCCTGCCAGCTCCCTTCACCTTTGCccacttcccccttttcttctttttcctccattcAGGGGAAGATTTTCAGCAACACAAGAAGAActagtcgctcagattcgttccgatttagatgctggccttgttgcaatgccaggtgaggtaaccgaggcatctgtctgttcgatcttgtgggattcgtttcagtttgtgcagcctgatgatgtggacaagattcttggagcggtgagggcgaccacctgtgcccttgacccttgcccatcttggcttttaaaacaggccagtggtgggttggttgattggtttgcgagaataattaatgcctctttggggcagggtagatttccatctaacctaaaacaagcggtggtgagacctgtcttgaagaaggcctccctagatttGACCAACTtgtgtaactacagaccaatctccaaccttccatttttgggcaaggtcttggagcgggtggttgcctctcagctccagggattcttggatgatacggattttctggaccaatcgcagtctggcttcaggcctggtttcagtaccaagatggctttggtcgccttggtggatgacctccgcagagagctggacagggggagtgtgaccctgctggttctcttggatatctcagcggctttcgataccatcgaccatggtatccttctgggacgtctctctgggatgggccttgggagtgctgttttgcagtggcttcagtccttcctggaggggcgttcccagttggtgaagctggggaacacctgctcggacccctggccattgtcctgtggggtcccgcaaggttccattttgtcccccatgctttttaatatctacatgaaaccactgggcgaggtcatccggggttttggagttcggtgccatctctacgcggatgacacccaactctactactcttttccaccaaaatccaaggaagcccctcggatactggatcagtgtctggccgctgtgttggcctggatgagctgaaacttaatcctgataagacagaggtcctccaggtcagtcgcaagtctgatcggggtattgggtggcaacctgtgcttgacggggtcgcactccccctgaaggcgcaggtccgtagcttgggggtcctcctggattcggggctgactcttgaggctcaggtgtcggccgtggccgggagggcctttgcacaattaaaacttgtgcaccagctgcgaccatacctcgagaagtctgatctgaccatggtggtccacgccttagttacctctagaatggATTATTGCattgcgctctacgtggggctgcctttgaagacggcccggaaattgcaactagtacagcgttcggcagccaggtttctaagtggagcaaattatagggcacgttcaacgcctctgtttaaggagctccactggctgccgtttactttccgagcccaattcaaggtgcaggttcttacctacaaagccctaaacggtttgggacccgcctatcttagagaccgcatttccccctacgaacccacacgatctcttcgctcgtcggggaggCCCTTCCCTCGCTTCCACCACTCTCgcaggtgtggttggtggggacgagagagagggccttctccatcgtggccccccagctttggaacttgctccctagggagattaggctggcccccaccctcctcaccttccggaagaacctgaaaacctggcttttccggaaagcctttgatgggtgatttctgttggttcaagttgtctgcctacgtaacagacccactgattcgccttcttattgtcattattgtcatttctagtactt
Above is a window of Anolis carolinensis isolate JA03-04 unplaced genomic scaffold, rAnoCar3.1.pri scaffold_18, whole genome shotgun sequence DNA encoding:
- the LOC134294646 gene encoding zinc finger protein 420-like codes for the protein MEEKAYKCIECGKSFTQHGKLKRHQRTHTGEKPYNCLECGQSFTHSSGLRSHQRTHTGEKPFKCLECEQSFTRSSGLRSHQRTHTGEKPYKCLECGQSFTHSSGLRRHQRTHTGEKPFKCLECGQSFTRSSGLRSHQRTHTGEKPFKCLECEQSFTRSSGLRSHQRTHTGEKPYKCLECGQSFTHSSGLRRHQRTHTGEKPYKCLECGQSFARSSGLHSHQRIHTGEKPFKCLECGQSFTHSSGLRRHQRTHTGEKPFKCLEREQSFIQSSVLRRHQRTHTREKPFKCLECGQSFTRSSGLRRHQRTHTGEKPYNCLECGQSFACNGSLHLHQRTHTGEKPFKCLECGQSFTQSSGLRRHQRTHTGEKPYKCLECGQGFADSSGLHSHQRTHTGEKPYKCLECGQSFMYSSHLRRHQRTHTGEKPYKCLECGQSFTRSSGLRSHQRTHTGEKPYKCLECGQSFTRSSNLRSHHRIHTGEKPFKCLECGQSFTRSSSLRSHQRTHTGEKPYKCLECGQSFTRSSGLRSHQRTHTGEKPYTCL